A genome region from Microbacterium profundi includes the following:
- a CDS encoding LacI family DNA-binding transcriptional regulator, which yields MATIYDVAELAGVSPATVSRVFNGTSVSVEKSKAVRDAAKELKFVPSRTARTLRRQSSEVIGLIIPDIENPYFTEMARGVEDVASEAGYSVVLCNSDAQVDKESTYLQIAISENMSGVIIATASELSDLDLILATGRPLVAVDRSTTYDVDGVVMANRAAGTSATKALIDAGYQRIAYIGGPEHIDTAAERAAGWRAALTQAQPEADLDALLRFATFRVDGGRAAMEELLAMPEPPDAVVAGNNLIGVGAIQVLTEHGLTPPKVGVAVIGSLPFTTLSPTAVTVVRLPARHMGVTAAKMLLERIGGDEQPARTVVLRNELQAASVLR from the coding sequence ATGGCCACGATCTACGACGTCGCAGAGCTGGCCGGCGTGTCTCCGGCGACTGTCTCGCGCGTTTTCAACGGTACGAGCGTCTCCGTCGAGAAGTCGAAGGCGGTGCGGGATGCCGCGAAAGAGCTGAAGTTCGTCCCGAGTCGCACAGCGCGCACGCTGCGAAGGCAGAGCTCCGAGGTGATCGGTCTGATCATCCCCGACATCGAGAATCCGTACTTCACCGAGATGGCACGCGGGGTCGAGGATGTCGCCTCTGAAGCCGGATACTCGGTCGTGCTGTGCAACTCGGACGCACAGGTCGACAAGGAGTCGACATATCTGCAGATCGCGATCTCGGAGAACATGTCCGGCGTGATCATCGCGACCGCATCCGAGCTGTCAGATCTCGATCTGATCCTGGCGACAGGACGACCGCTGGTGGCGGTCGACCGCAGCACGACGTACGACGTCGACGGCGTGGTGATGGCGAACCGTGCTGCCGGCACGTCGGCGACGAAGGCCCTGATCGACGCCGGATATCAGCGGATCGCCTACATCGGCGGTCCGGAGCACATCGACACGGCGGCCGAACGCGCAGCCGGGTGGCGGGCCGCGCTCACGCAGGCGCAGCCTGAGGCCGACCTCGACGCACTACTGCGCTTCGCGACCTTCCGCGTCGACGGTGGCCGCGCGGCGATGGAAGAGCTGCTCGCCATGCCTGAGCCTCCGGACGCGGTCGTCGCGGGCAACAACCTCATCGGTGTGGGAGCGATCCAGGTGCTCACGGAGCATGGGCTCACGCCTCCGAAGGTCGGTGTCGCGGTCATCGGCTCGTTGCCTTTCACGACCCTGTCTCCGACGGCTGTCACGGTCGTTCGGCTGCCGGCGCGTCACATGGGAGTCACGGCGGCCAAGATGCTGCTGGAGCGGATCGGCGGCGATGAGCAGCCGGCCCGCACGGTCGTGCTGCGCAACGAACTGCAGGCGGCGAGCGTTCTTCGCTGA
- a CDS encoding FGGY-family carbohydrate kinase, producing MQYTLGVDIGTSSTKGVLVAADGTIAASATRAHDVDRPHTGWVEMDARIWWDEFVSIANELISALRQAQGPGAAQGPDVAQGPDAAQGPGAAQGPDAAQGPGVEITAVGVSGMGPCVLLADAHDEPVRPAILYGVDTRSGAQIARMTDELGTDEITRVGGSTLTSQAGGAKIAWISDEEPDAWAEARRFFMPASWLARMLTGAYVLDHQSASQTSPLYDIENETWHDPWWQRYADTIEQPRLTWAGEIAGEVTDAASESTGIPAGTPVITGTIDAWTEAVSVGAHEIGDLMLMYGTTMFLVATGEQTLRTPSMWTTAGAFPGTRNLAGGLSTSGALTAWLKDLTGSGYPELLAEAEVSGPGARGLLILPYFAGERTPIQDPDARGIIAGLTLEHGRGDLYRAALEATALGVRHNVETMRAAGADITRIVAVGGGTQGQLWLQVISDVTGLVQEVPQTTIGASYGAAFLAASAVAPDGAAPAITDWNPIAQTITPNPELRAFYDTLFDRYVRLYEGTKELAHELAADQRGA from the coding sequence ATGCAGTACACGCTCGGAGTCGATATCGGCACGTCGAGCACCAAGGGTGTCCTCGTCGCGGCGGACGGCACGATCGCCGCATCCGCAACACGTGCCCACGACGTCGATCGCCCGCACACGGGGTGGGTCGAGATGGATGCGCGCATCTGGTGGGACGAGTTCGTGAGCATCGCGAATGAGCTGATCTCGGCCCTTCGACAGGCTCAGGGACCGGGTGCGGCTCAGGGACCGGATGTGGCTCAGGGACCGGATGCGGCTCAGGGACCGGGTGCGGCTCAGGGACCGGATGCGGCTCAGGGACCGGGTGTGGAGATCACCGCCGTCGGCGTGAGCGGGATGGGCCCGTGCGTGCTGCTCGCCGACGCGCATGACGAACCGGTTCGGCCCGCGATCCTCTATGGCGTCGATACGCGCTCCGGCGCCCAGATCGCGCGCATGACCGACGAGCTCGGCACCGACGAGATCACGCGCGTCGGCGGATCGACCCTGACCTCCCAGGCGGGTGGGGCGAAGATCGCGTGGATCTCCGACGAGGAGCCGGATGCCTGGGCCGAGGCCCGTCGCTTCTTCATGCCGGCATCCTGGCTCGCTCGCATGCTCACCGGTGCCTATGTGCTCGACCACCAGTCGGCGAGCCAGACGTCTCCGCTCTACGACATCGAGAATGAGACCTGGCACGACCCGTGGTGGCAGCGGTACGCCGACACGATCGAACAGCCGCGACTCACCTGGGCGGGAGAGATCGCCGGTGAAGTGACCGATGCGGCGTCCGAGTCGACCGGCATCCCTGCAGGGACTCCGGTCATCACCGGCACGATCGACGCATGGACCGAGGCTGTCAGCGTCGGCGCTCACGAGATCGGCGATCTCATGCTCATGTACGGCACGACGATGTTCCTTGTCGCCACGGGCGAGCAGACGCTGCGCACCCCGTCGATGTGGACCACGGCCGGTGCATTCCCCGGCACGCGCAACCTCGCCGGGGGGCTCTCCACCTCCGGCGCACTCACCGCATGGCTCAAGGACCTCACCGGGTCCGGCTATCCGGAGCTCCTCGCCGAGGCCGAGGTCTCGGGCCCCGGCGCCAGGGGGTTGCTGATCCTGCCGTACTTCGCGGGAGAGCGAACGCCCATCCAAGACCCGGACGCTCGCGGCATCATCGCCGGTCTCACGCTTGAGCACGGCAGGGGCGACCTGTACCGCGCCGCACTCGAGGCGACCGCGCTGGGGGTGCGCCACAACGTCGAGACCATGCGCGCCGCGGGCGCCGATATCACCCGCATCGTCGCGGTGGGTGGCGGAACGCAGGGGCAGCTCTGGCTGCAGGTCATCTCTGATGTGACCGGCCTCGTGCAGGAGGTGCCGCAGACCACGATCGGCGCCAGCTACGGGGCGGCGTTCCTCGCAGCATCCGCCGTGGCACCCGATGGAGCGGCACCCGCGATCACCGACTGGAATCCGATCGCGCAGACCATCACCCCGAACCCCGAACTCCGCGCCTTCTACGACACTCTCTTCGACCGCTACGTGCGCCTGTACGAAGGCACGAAAGAGCTCGCCCACGAACTCGCCGCCGATCAGCGCGGCGCCTGA
- a CDS encoding fucose isomerase yields the protein MTSYTLPAAASRPASAPKTAYLITSGDLREAANVGGWETQAALEASVTGVFNELGWNVIRAFDVDPETGHGYISSQRMGMEVFKNIPTDAPLIVAIANWQYSHHVLAGLRTHEGPILTTANFAPDWPGLVGLLGLNAGLTKMGKPYSSTWSVDFSDEWFKATIKEWIETGTITHDYSHVRELPALPDSPEKQLGEALAAQLRDEKAIIGVFDEGCMGMYNAIFDDELLNQTGIYKERLSQSALYAEMLQVQEHEADAAYDWLIDHGMTFRFGEDGATELTREQVQWQMKMYIAALRIADDFGLDAVGIQYQQGLKDLVPASDLAEGILNSTERPPVTSRDGSRVLHEARAFPHFNEADEGVAVDALVTDRVWRAMGLVPDNTLHDVRWGEEYDGQFVWAYEISGSVPASHLGGWDKAEGWRQGHVFFPAGGATLNGVSKPGEVVLSRVFIADGILQADIFRASVVELPVDETERRKAATNEEWPLAHVVLHGVSRDQFMARHKANHAQLVYAPDAETADKALIAKAAMFDGMGIKVNLIGDVAV from the coding sequence ATGACCAGCTACACCCTTCCCGCCGCGGCATCCCGCCCGGCATCCGCCCCGAAGACCGCATACCTGATCACCTCCGGTGACCTGCGCGAGGCCGCCAATGTCGGCGGGTGGGAGACGCAGGCCGCCCTTGAGGCCAGCGTCACCGGCGTCTTCAATGAACTCGGCTGGAACGTCATCCGTGCGTTCGACGTCGACCCCGAGACCGGCCACGGCTACATCTCGAGCCAGCGCATGGGCATGGAGGTCTTCAAGAACATTCCGACCGACGCGCCGCTGATCGTCGCGATCGCCAACTGGCAGTACTCGCACCACGTGCTCGCGGGGCTGCGCACGCACGAGGGCCCCATCCTCACGACGGCGAACTTCGCACCGGACTGGCCCGGACTGGTCGGCCTGCTCGGCCTGAACGCGGGGCTCACCAAGATGGGCAAGCCGTACTCGTCGACCTGGTCTGTCGACTTCTCCGATGAGTGGTTCAAGGCGACCATCAAGGAGTGGATCGAGACCGGCACGATCACCCATGACTACTCGCACGTGCGTGAACTTCCGGCGCTGCCGGACAGCCCCGAGAAGCAGCTCGGCGAGGCGCTCGCCGCACAGCTGCGCGATGAGAAGGCCATCATCGGCGTCTTCGACGAGGGCTGCATGGGCATGTACAACGCCATCTTCGACGATGAGCTGCTCAACCAGACCGGCATCTACAAGGAGCGCCTCTCGCAGTCAGCGCTGTACGCAGAGATGCTGCAGGTGCAGGAGCACGAGGCGGACGCCGCGTACGACTGGCTCATCGACCACGGCATGACGTTCCGCTTCGGCGAGGACGGCGCCACCGAGCTCACCCGCGAGCAGGTGCAGTGGCAGATGAAGATGTACATCGCCGCTCTGCGCATCGCTGACGACTTCGGTCTGGATGCTGTCGGCATCCAGTACCAGCAGGGCCTGAAGGATCTCGTCCCGGCATCCGACCTGGCCGAAGGCATCCTGAACTCCACCGAGCGTCCTCCGGTGACCTCGCGCGACGGCTCGCGGGTGCTCCACGAAGCCCGCGCGTTCCCGCACTTCAACGAGGCCGACGAGGGCGTCGCGGTCGACGCTCTGGTCACCGATCGCGTGTGGCGGGCCATGGGCCTCGTGCCCGACAACACCCTGCACGACGTGCGCTGGGGCGAGGAGTACGACGGCCAGTTCGTCTGGGCATACGAGATCTCCGGCTCCGTGCCCGCCTCGCACCTCGGCGGCTGGGACAAGGCGGAGGGGTGGCGTCAGGGGCACGTCTTCTTCCCCGCAGGCGGTGCGACTCTCAACGGCGTGTCCAAGCCTGGTGAAGTGGTGCTGAGCCGCGTGTTCATCGCCGACGGCATCCTTCAGGCCGATATCTTCCGCGCATCCGTCGTCGAGCTGCCGGTCGACGAGACCGAGCGCCGCAAGGCCGCCACGAACGAGGAATGGCCGCTCGCGCACGTCGTGCTGCATGGCGTCTCGCGCGACCAGTTCATGGCCCGCCACAAGGCCAACCACGCCCAACTCGTCTACGCGCCGGATGCCGAGACCGCCGACAAGGCCCTCATCGCGAAGGCGGCGATGTTCGACGGCATGGGCATCAAAGTGAACCTGATCGGCGACGTCGCGGTCTGA
- a CDS encoding flavin monoamine oxidase family protein — protein sequence MTRRQLLIGAGAGALGVLLVSCTPEPTPTRTPTRTPTPLPTTKVPAPAASMRSAWATDPFSRGAVSYTRIGVQSATRETLAEPVQGRVYFAGEATDADNPGTMRGAIHSGESAAMRLRATVEAGERIAVIGAGLAGATVAADLADLDVEVTVFEARDRVGGRIHSQVEDDWPLPVQLGGWLVGADDDTALAETVELATALWRSPEGAIEPPANAALETAIAAAQALPADVSLAEALTATGADPEEPTLAALLAYLATTSGADAEKLSAWFPPALPLAVSQGFIGDLTEFVQERLGDAQLTLSSPVTRIAYDDSGVSLRLGTGESTSFDRVVVTVPLGVLQREGIEFAPPLPFTHRGALNALGMGHVETIWLRYDEPFWDTEATIWHVVGDGLGGGGLVREDTVPVRTWINLLPVTGENLLVGIVGGDDAEKFAELEEEGALLSALTSLELFLPSAATG from the coding sequence ATGACGCGTCGCCAGCTGCTGATCGGCGCCGGAGCAGGCGCTCTCGGCGTGCTGCTTGTTTCCTGCACGCCCGAGCCGACGCCGACGCGAACCCCGACGCGCACGCCGACTCCGTTGCCGACGACGAAGGTGCCCGCACCCGCCGCGAGCATGCGCAGTGCATGGGCGACAGACCCGTTCTCGCGTGGTGCCGTGAGCTATACGCGCATCGGCGTGCAGTCGGCGACGCGTGAGACCCTCGCCGAGCCGGTCCAGGGGCGGGTGTACTTCGCCGGCGAGGCGACCGATGCCGACAACCCCGGCACGATGCGAGGCGCCATCCACTCCGGTGAGAGCGCGGCGATGCGCCTGCGTGCCACCGTGGAAGCAGGCGAGCGCATCGCGGTGATCGGTGCGGGCCTCGCCGGGGCGACCGTCGCCGCTGACCTCGCCGACCTCGACGTCGAGGTGACCGTCTTCGAGGCGCGCGATCGTGTCGGCGGACGCATCCACTCCCAGGTCGAAGACGACTGGCCACTGCCCGTGCAACTCGGCGGGTGGCTGGTCGGGGCGGACGATGACACCGCCCTCGCCGAGACCGTGGAATTGGCGACGGCGCTGTGGCGCTCGCCCGAGGGCGCGATCGAGCCGCCGGCGAACGCTGCGTTGGAGACCGCGATCGCCGCGGCGCAGGCACTCCCGGCCGATGTCTCGCTGGCCGAGGCTCTCACCGCGACTGGCGCGGACCCGGAAGAGCCGACTCTCGCCGCGCTGCTCGCGTACCTAGCGACCACCTCGGGGGCCGACGCGGAGAAGCTCTCGGCCTGGTTCCCCCCTGCGTTGCCGCTCGCCGTCTCGCAAGGATTCATCGGAGATCTCACGGAGTTCGTGCAGGAGCGGCTGGGGGATGCACAGCTGACCCTGTCCTCGCCGGTGACCCGCATCGCCTACGACGACTCAGGTGTCAGCCTGCGGCTCGGAACAGGAGAGTCGACGTCGTTCGATCGTGTCGTGGTCACGGTTCCGCTCGGTGTGCTGCAGCGCGAGGGTATCGAATTCGCCCCTCCGCTGCCTTTCACGCACCGCGGTGCGTTGAACGCGCTCGGCATGGGGCACGTCGAGACGATCTGGCTGCGCTACGACGAGCCGTTCTGGGACACCGAGGCGACGATCTGGCATGTCGTGGGCGATGGCCTGGGCGGCGGTGGCCTGGTGAGGGAGGACACGGTGCCGGTGCGCACCTGGATCAACCTGCTTCCGGTCACCGGAGAGAATCTGCTGGTGGGGATCGTCGGCGGAGACGACGCAGAGAAGTTCGCCGAACTCGAGGAGGAGGGCGCGCTGCTGTCGGCGCTCACGTCGCTCGAACTCTTCCTGCCTTCCGCCGCGACGGGCTGA
- a CDS encoding magnesium transporter: protein MRVLTRELRVGLSLGVLLGLLGFGITALVYDWQIGLVIGCTLLAVCSVAATIGGI, encoded by the coding sequence GTGCGCGTCCTCACCCGTGAGCTGCGGGTGGGGCTTTCGCTCGGCGTGCTTCTCGGCCTGCTGGGCTTCGGGATCACCGCGCTCGTGTACGACTGGCAGATCGGGCTCGTGATCGGGTGCACGCTCCTCGCGGTGTGCTCTGTGGCAGCGACGATCGGCGGGATCTGA
- a CDS encoding nucleotidyltransferase domain-containing protein, with the protein MGARTQLINEISREASRADALQRYSRDLLLDATHRAASAGLSQREIAQVVGRSQPEVSRLLRQKPPGPLALRVAQQRQALTDVLAKYGVVDARIFGSVAKRAETPESDVDILVEAPRVLGLGTLARLERELSAVLDTHVDVVPVRGLPEYVRQRALAEAVPL; encoded by the coding sequence ATGGGCGCTCGGACGCAACTGATCAACGAGATAAGCAGGGAAGCGTCACGCGCAGACGCGCTTCAGCGATATTCTCGCGATCTGCTGCTCGACGCCACGCACCGCGCTGCGTCTGCAGGTCTGTCTCAACGTGAGATCGCCCAGGTCGTGGGACGCAGCCAGCCCGAAGTGTCGCGACTGCTGCGTCAGAAACCACCTGGACCCTTGGCGTTGCGCGTCGCACAACAGCGACAAGCTCTGACTGATGTGCTCGCGAAGTACGGAGTGGTCGATGCTCGAATCTTCGGGAGCGTAGCGAAACGAGCGGAGACGCCGGAATCCGACGTCGACATACTCGTCGAAGCGCCGCGTGTGCTCGGCCTGGGTACGTTGGCAAGGCTTGAACGAGAGCTGTCCGCAGTTCTCGATACCCATGTCGATGTGGTGCCGGTGCGAGGCCTGCCCGAATACGTGCGTCAGCGTGCGCTCGCCGAGGCGGTGCCTCTGTGA
- a CDS encoding Pr6Pr family membrane protein: protein MRARTMFGALRLVTAAVCLAALIHRLFWGLSSQTIAGRNFFAYLTVESNFALVVLLVIGGVIAFRRDDDPRWFSVALSLVLTWTITAGLAFALIVWQAGLRGIRVDVPWSDQVLHFWLPAFAAIAWTLTPGHRSVPWWIIPGSLVFPLVWGGVTMWRGPMIGWYPYYFLDLRQVSGIGEFLLTSALALAIFALVATVLAVISRVSPSRRKAGRVRAT from the coding sequence GTGAGGGCACGAACGATGTTCGGCGCACTCCGCCTTGTCACGGCGGCCGTGTGCCTCGCTGCGCTCATTCACCGGCTGTTCTGGGGCCTCAGTTCCCAGACCATCGCCGGACGCAACTTCTTCGCGTACCTCACCGTCGAATCGAACTTCGCGCTCGTCGTGCTGCTCGTGATCGGCGGGGTCATCGCTTTCCGCCGCGACGATGATCCGCGTTGGTTCAGCGTCGCCCTCTCACTCGTGCTCACGTGGACGATCACCGCAGGGCTCGCGTTCGCTCTCATCGTCTGGCAGGCCGGGCTCCGCGGCATCCGTGTCGACGTGCCATGGTCGGATCAGGTGCTGCATTTCTGGCTGCCGGCCTTCGCGGCGATCGCATGGACGCTCACACCGGGGCACCGCTCCGTGCCGTGGTGGATCATCCCCGGATCCCTTGTCTTCCCGCTCGTGTGGGGCGGCGTGACGATGTGGCGCGGGCCGATGATCGGCTGGTACCCGTACTACTTCCTCGACCTGCGCCAGGTGAGCGGGATCGGGGAGTTCCTGCTCACGAGCGCGCTCGCCCTGGCGATCTTCGCGCTCGTCGCCACCGTGCTCGCGGTGATCAGCCGGGTCAGCCCGTCGCGGCGGAAGGCAGGAAGAGTTCGAGCGACGTGA
- a CDS encoding alpha-mannosidase: MHDDTSLTIGRVKRVLEERIRPAIHSAPVPLTVQAHELPGEPIAPSDGLALEYAPARVGEAWGPAWGTTWFRLTGQVPAEWAGRRVEAVIDLGFDINMTGFQCEALVYRADGTPVKSLNPRNQWLPIAEVAAGDEPVELYLEAASNPVLLDYHPFLPTQEGDILTSSKEPLYRARRMDLAVFEPDVFELALDLDVLLELQAELPATAPRRMRILQALDNALDDLDLQHIVETAPAARAQLEDVLAAPAEASAHRISVIGHAHIDSAWLWPLRETIRKVARTTSSMTSLLEEQPDFQYGMSSAQQYAWLKEHRPEVFTRVKAAIAEGRFLPLGGMWVESDTVMPTGESLVRQFSHGQRFFEREFGIRSRGVWLPDSFGYSPALPQLMRRAGFEWFFTQKISWNQQNAFPHHSFLWEGIDGSQVFTHFPPMDTYNSQLSGMEVAKAARQFKENRVATRSIAPVGWGDGGGGTTREMVGRAKRMNDLEGSARVEWQHPDAFFDAAKAELTHPAVWVGELYLELHRGTLTSQHGTKSRHRRAEHALVEAELWATTDAVRNGTPYPQAELDELWQIVLLHEFHDILPGTSIAWVHREAVIALEAVIARAKAISDAARRSLAGEGDRALVFSPVSVAGPAPLGATVSAASADSVSLDASGDDIVLANALVRVRISAEGLIVSAVDLATGREAVAGGKAANLLQLHQDFPNMWDAWDIDRYYRNRTTDLRDVIGIRSRLVDGVAEVVIERAFSESTITQTLTLEPDSRTVKIVNDIDWRETEKLLKLAFPLDVQASHTEAETQFGYQARVTHTNTSWEAAKFETSMHRFVLVREDDFGVALVNDSIYGYDTMREVEDDSVTTTVRLSLLRAPRFPDPDTDHGRHVITTGMVIGAGPAEATRAGIELNAPSTVLRGRADVAPLVSVSGDGIIVSSVKLADDGSGDVIVRVYESLGRRVSGSLTADFDHREIREVSLIEDALDDARIGGDLKLRPFEVRTLRIVR; encoded by the coding sequence ATGCATGACGACACCTCGCTCACCATCGGCCGCGTCAAGCGCGTCCTCGAAGAGCGCATCCGCCCCGCGATCCATTCGGCGCCCGTCCCGCTGACGGTCCAGGCGCACGAGCTCCCCGGCGAGCCCATCGCTCCATCCGATGGTCTCGCACTCGAGTACGCGCCGGCGCGAGTGGGCGAGGCGTGGGGACCGGCATGGGGAACCACCTGGTTCCGACTCACCGGTCAGGTGCCCGCAGAGTGGGCGGGCCGCCGTGTCGAGGCCGTCATCGATCTGGGCTTCGACATCAACATGACCGGCTTCCAGTGCGAAGCGCTCGTCTATCGAGCCGACGGAACGCCGGTCAAGAGCCTCAACCCGCGCAATCAGTGGCTGCCGATCGCCGAGGTCGCAGCGGGCGATGAGCCGGTCGAGCTGTACCTCGAGGCCGCGTCCAACCCGGTGCTGCTGGATTACCACCCCTTCCTCCCCACGCAGGAGGGCGACATCCTCACCTCATCGAAGGAGCCCCTGTACCGCGCTCGCCGGATGGATCTCGCGGTCTTCGAGCCCGACGTGTTCGAACTCGCCCTCGACCTCGACGTGCTGCTCGAGCTGCAGGCAGAACTTCCTGCGACCGCGCCGCGCCGCATGCGCATCCTGCAGGCGCTCGACAACGCGCTCGACGACCTCGACCTTCAGCACATCGTCGAGACGGCACCCGCTGCCCGTGCTCAGCTCGAAGACGTGCTCGCCGCACCGGCAGAGGCCAGCGCGCACCGCATCTCCGTGATCGGCCACGCCCACATCGACTCGGCCTGGCTGTGGCCGCTGCGCGAGACGATCCGCAAGGTCGCTCGCACCACGTCGTCGATGACGTCGCTGCTCGAGGAGCAGCCGGACTTCCAGTACGGCATGTCGAGTGCGCAGCAGTACGCCTGGCTGAAGGAGCACCGTCCAGAGGTCTTCACGCGCGTGAAGGCCGCGATCGCCGAGGGGCGCTTCCTGCCGCTGGGCGGCATGTGGGTCGAATCCGACACGGTCATGCCGACCGGTGAATCGCTCGTGCGCCAGTTCTCGCACGGCCAGCGCTTCTTCGAGCGCGAGTTCGGCATCCGCTCCAGGGGCGTGTGGCTCCCCGACAGCTTCGGCTACTCGCCGGCACTGCCGCAGCTGATGCGCCGCGCCGGATTCGAGTGGTTCTTCACGCAGAAGATCTCGTGGAACCAGCAGAACGCCTTCCCGCACCACAGCTTCCTGTGGGAGGGCATCGACGGCTCGCAGGTGTTCACCCACTTCCCGCCGATGGACACGTACAACTCGCAGCTCTCGGGCATGGAGGTCGCCAAGGCCGCCCGGCAGTTCAAGGAGAACCGGGTCGCCACCCGTTCGATCGCACCGGTCGGCTGGGGCGACGGCGGTGGCGGCACGACGCGCGAGATGGTCGGTCGCGCCAAGCGAATGAACGACCTCGAAGGAAGCGCACGCGTCGAGTGGCAGCATCCTGATGCCTTCTTCGACGCTGCGAAGGCTGAGCTGACGCATCCCGCCGTCTGGGTCGGCGAGCTCTATCTCGAACTGCATCGCGGCACGCTCACCAGCCAGCACGGCACGAAGTCGCGCCACCGCCGGGCGGAGCATGCGCTCGTCGAGGCCGAGCTGTGGGCGACGACGGATGCTGTGCGCAACGGCACCCCGTATCCGCAGGCCGAACTCGACGAGCTGTGGCAGATCGTGCTGCTGCACGAGTTCCACGACATCCTGCCGGGAACGTCGATCGCGTGGGTGCATCGTGAAGCCGTCATCGCGCTCGAAGCCGTCATCGCGAGGGCGAAGGCGATCTCGGATGCTGCGCGCCGCTCCCTCGCAGGCGAAGGCGACCGTGCGCTGGTGTTCTCCCCGGTCTCGGTCGCAGGGCCTGCGCCGCTCGGAGCGACGGTCTCCGCGGCATCCGCTGATTCCGTCTCCCTCGACGCATCCGGCGATGACATCGTGCTGGCGAACGCGCTGGTGCGCGTGAGGATCTCGGCAGAGGGGCTCATCGTCTCGGCCGTCGATCTCGCCACCGGTCGCGAGGCGGTCGCAGGCGGCAAGGCCGCCAACCTGCTGCAGTTGCACCAGGACTTCCCGAACATGTGGGACGCGTGGGACATCGATCGGTATTACCGCAACCGCACCACCGATCTGCGCGATGTGATCGGCATCCGCTCCCGTCTTGTCGATGGCGTCGCCGAGGTCGTCATCGAGCGTGCCTTCTCCGAGTCGACGATCACGCAGACCCTCACGCTCGAACCGGATTCGCGGACCGTCAAGATCGTCAACGACATCGACTGGCGCGAGACCGAGAAGCTGCTCAAGCTCGCATTCCCGCTCGATGTGCAGGCATCGCATACCGAGGCCGAGACGCAGTTCGGCTACCAGGCGCGCGTGACGCACACGAACACCAGCTGGGAGGCGGCGAAGTTCGAGACCTCGATGCACCGTTTCGTACTGGTGCGCGAAGACGACTTCGGCGTCGCTCTGGTGAACGACTCGATCTACGGCTACGACACCATGCGTGAGGTGGAGGACGACTCGGTGACCACCACGGTGCGGCTGTCATTGCTGCGCGCCCCGCGGTTCCCCGACCCCGACACCGATCACGGCCGTCACGTGATCACCACCGGCATGGTCATCGGTGCCGGGCCCGCCGAGGCCACCAGAGCCGGCATCGAGCTCAACGCTCCGTCCACCGTGCTGCGGGGCCGTGCCGATGTCGCTCCGCTCGTGTCAGTGAGCGGAGACGGCATCATCGTGTCGAGCGTCAAGCTCGCGGATGACGGCTCGGGCGACGTCATCGTGCGCGTGTACGAGTCGCTGGGGCGACGCGTCTCGGGATCGCTCACGGCCGACTTCGATCACCGTGAGATCCGTGAGGTGTCGCTGATCGAGGACGCCTTGGACGACGCCCGCATCGGCGGCGACCTGAAGCTGCGTCCCTTCGAGGTGCGCACTCTCCGCATCGTGCGCTGA